A genomic window from Plasmodium reichenowi strain SY57 chromosome 6, whole genome shotgun sequence includes:
- a CDS encoding hypothetical protein (conserved Plasmodium protein, unknown function), giving the protein MPRGGHKGGLFPVSGIKWGMNERIKKRGLYHNRREDILTPRWGYRYENENKKYLPDGSSKSFDIDSSRAWPVDKAQWKYYYNINESRYLWPSICANNPEIKNYILNIIENTDTYFSGIGLEQVSNERKNKNLKKDYTNNSYYKNNYLYNLVHELNNTIYPQIEINLNNNLKRGRIQKLYDIIKEENIWKTTQKIKTPESENVFPYVDDNATLIRELPLSEILYTKSNLRLKVRRHPKWMNVQFLKKKVKIPYLYRRRVAREELQKKEFGSFF; this is encoded by the exons aTGCCACGAGGAGGCCATAAAGGTGGGCTATTTCCAGTAAGTGGAATAAAATGGGGTATGAACgaaagaattaaaaaaagggGTTTGTATCATAATAGAAGAGAAGACATATTAACACCCAGATGGGGATATAGATATGAGAAtgaaaataagaaatacTTACCTGATGGTAGTAGTAAATCATTCGATATAGATTCATCTAGAGCATGGCCTGTAGATAAAGCTCAGTGGAAATATTactataatattaatgaaagTAGATATCTATGGCCTAGTATTTGTGCAAATAATCctgaaattaaaaattatattttaaatatcaTAGAAAATACTGACACGTATTTCAGTGGAATTGGTTTGGAACAAGTATCaaatgaaagaaaaaataaaaatttaaaaaaggattatacgaataattcttattacaaaaataattatttatataatttggTACACGAACTGAATAATACTATTTATCCACAAATCGAAATTAACCTAAacaataatttaaaaagagGAAGAATACAAAAACtttatgatattataaaagaagaaaatatatggaaaactactcaaaaaataaaaactcCAGAAAGTGAAAATGTTTTTCCATATGTTGATGATAATGCAACGCTAATTAGGGAATTACCCCTTTCagaaattttatatacaaaaagTAATTTACGTCTAAAAGTTCGAAGACATCCAAAATGGATGAATGTtcaatttttaaaaaaaaaagtcaAAATACCTTACTTGTACAg GAGAAGAGTTGCTAGGGAGGAgttacaaaaaaaagaatttggttcatttttttaa
- a CDS encoding hypothetical protein (conserved Plasmodium protein, unknown function~part of same gene as PRSY57_0622600A~gap found within coding sequence), translating to EIDNIIKKLKDKKDKSSIQIARFYLQCIEKLKFLQYGTRQYKYFVQKLLCDQNRLNVNNSDIKSTDFLEFLLKTDEHKKSLDNVINENIYEQQNSHETETERDDLQTMQDYRRERAKLILHGFKNK from the exons GAAAtagataatattattaaaaaattaaaagataaaaagGATAAATCCTCTATACAGATAGCAAGATTTTATCTTCAATGTATTGAAAAATTGAAATTTTTACAATATGGTACCAGgcaatataaatattttgt acaaaaattattatgtgATCAAAATAGATTAAATGTTAACAATTCAGACATTAAG TCTACAGATTTTCTAGAATTCCTTCTAAAAACAGatgaacataaaaaaagtttAGATAACGTAATAAATgagaatatatatgaacaacAAAATAGCCATGAGACTGAAACAGAAAGAGATGATCTTCAAACCATGCAGGATTACAGAAG AGAACGAGCTAAACTTATCCTTCATGgttttaaaaataagtga
- a CDS encoding hypothetical protein (conserved Plasmodium protein, unknown function~part of same gene as PRSY57_0622600B~gap found within coding sequence), with product MNNNYFNNEAPPDNINNLSYDEGLEQQYNFTDNEEEIFSSFFSDSKKNICLPKSLREHMLIEYTAMFVNIEGDIAEFYLKLDNDVLIKFPFLHVDHPLHRYYEFVKLNAKKRLITKYPKIIPSPLKDLFQYVTDLENTKDINNEIKSKKLKEKQIEHVKNKKGNKQILMKQKDNQSYSSLFMRYMQSDDEKSNSTIENDNNEEHNEDTLSNES from the exons atgaataataattattttaataatgaagCTCCTCctgataatataaataatctgagt TATGATGAAGGACTAGAACAGCAGTACAATTTTACAGATAATGAAGAAGAGatattttcatcttttttttccGACAGTAAGAAAAACATATGCCTTCCAAAAAGTTTAAGAGAGCACATGCTCATTGAGTATACAGCCATGTTTGTTAAcatt GAAGGTGATATTGCtgaattttatttaaaattagATAACGatgtattaataaaatttccGTTCTTACATGTAGATCATCCGTTACATAGATATTACGAATTTGTTAAGTTAAATGCGAAGAAAAGGTTGATAACAAAATATCCTAAAATTATTCCCAGTCCTTTAAAAGACCTATTTCAATATGTTACTGATTTAGAAAATACAAAAGATATCaataatgaaattaaaagcaaaaaattaaaagaaaaacaaattgaacatgtaaaaaataaaaaaggaaataaacaaatattaatgaaGCAAAAAGACAACCAGTCTTATTCTTCACTTTTTATGAGATATATGCAATCTGATGATGAAAAGAGTAACTCAACAAtagaaaatgataataacGAAGAACATAATGAAGATACACTTAGCAATGAAAGT